Genomic segment of bacterium:
CCTTGAGTTAGATCAAACTACCGGTAACCGAGGCGATCGTTGGCAAGCGGTCGAGCGAAAGTTAACGCTGTTAACCGGTGCCGAAGCGGCATTGGTTGTCAATAACTGTGCATCGGCGGTGCTGCTTGCATTGAATACCATCGCCAACAAGAAAACTGCAATCGTTTCACGCGGGGAGTTAGTGGAAATCGGCGGTGGTTTCCGGATGCCGGAAGTGATGAACCGGGCTGGTGTAAAACGAGTTGAGGTTGGCACCACTAATCGCACCCGCCTTTCCGATTTTCGCGATGCTATCACACCGCAAACAGCTGCATTACTAAAAATCCATCCCTCCAATTATCGCATCATAGGATTTACCGAAGCGCCGAATCTATCCGAGTTGGTTGCATTAGCCGACGAGCATTCGTTACCGGTGTTTGAAGACTTGGGAAATGGGCTTTTGTTCGATATCTCCCAATTCGGATTGCCAGCAGAATTGACTGTTTACGACAGTTTGAATGCTGGAGTACACGTCGTGGCAGTATCGGGCGATAAATGCCTTGGCGGACCGCAAGCAGGTATTTTGTTGGGGAAGCGGGAGTGGATAGCGAAATGCAAGAAGAATCATCTGCTGCGGGCGATTCGTCCCGATAAGTTAACGCTTGCCGCTCTCGACGCGACATTGGCATTATGGCTTTCGAATCGGCAGTGCGATATCCCGTTTTATGCAATGCTGTCCGCCCCCATCGAACAGCTATTCAGTCGCGCTAACGCTGTACTACAAGCTCTTACAGTCGTTCAAACCAACTATACGCTGTCAGTCGAACCCGATGAAGCGATGATTGGTTCTGGTACGATGCCACAAAGCCCCTTTCCGGATGTATCGCTAACGATCCGTTCCCATTCGATAAAGCCCGCACAGTTAGCTAAGCGACTCCGCACCCACACCGTTCCGATTATTCCCGTTGTGAAAGACGATACATTACGCATTCATTTTCGTTCGATTTTACCGAAAAACGATTCCATTCTCAGCGATTCCCTCCGTACATTGCTCTATTAACTGCAACGCGGAGGCTGCGATGCGTTTTCTCACGATT
This window contains:
- the selA gene encoding L-seryl-tRNA(Sec) selenium transferase translates to MSKPPSERHPAAIGKLLEHPIIQALSLHPTAAKALCREEAQRQRDGNFPVGSPLEGGAERIAETTQSILSPGYPKVINATGVLLHTGLGRALLADAAITAMMEAAQSCYLELDQTTGNRGDRWQAVERKLTLLTGAEAALVVNNCASAVLLALNTIANKKTAIVSRGELVEIGGGFRMPEVMNRAGVKRVEVGTTNRTRLSDFRDAITPQTAALLKIHPSNYRIIGFTEAPNLSELVALADEHSLPVFEDLGNGLLFDISQFGLPAELTVYDSLNAGVHVVAVSGDKCLGGPQAGILLGKREWIAKCKKNHLLRAIRPDKLTLAALDATLALWLSNRQCDIPFYAMLSAPIEQLFSRANAVLQALTVVQTNYTLSVEPDEAMIGSGTMPQSPFPDVSLTIRSHSIKPAQLAKRLRTHTVPIIPVVKDDTLRIHFRSILPKNDSILSDSLRTLLY